A window of Stutzerimonas stutzeri genomic DNA:
GCACCGGCGCCAGCACCTGTTCGATGTTGGCGGCCGCCTTCTGCTGATAGTCATCAACCGCCTGCCAGTTCTGCGCCGGTCCGCCGCCGACACTCAAGCCACGCGAGAGCAGCGCGCCGTACTGGTCGACCACGCCGACATCTTCCGGCTTGAGGTTGGGCACGCTGTTGGCGACCAGATTGATGATGGCGCCGACCTGATCGTGGGTGAGCTTGTAGCCCGGTTCCAGCTGCAGCATCACCGACGCCTTGCTCGGGGCGCGCTTGCTGACCACGAAGGAACTGTTCTCCTCCTGCGCCAGATGCACCCGCGCATGCTGCACGCCCTTGAGCGCCATCACCGTGCGCGCCAGCTCGCCTTCCAGGCTGCGCTTGAGGCGTACGTCCTGAACGAACTGGCTGGTGCCCAGCGGCTCTTCCTTGTCGAACAGCTCGTAGCCGGCCGGCTGCGCGACCTTCACGCCCTTGGCGTTGAGCAGCAGCCGTGCCTGTGCCAACTGATCCTCGCGGACCAGGATCTGGCCGCTTTGCGGATGGATGCGGTACTGCAGCGCTTCGCCGTCGAGCACCTGCATCACCTCGGCGGCGGGGAACGATTCGCCGGCACCATGCAGCGGGCGGAACGAACCGTTGTCGCGCCACAGATAGAAGGCCACGGCCACAGCCAGCGCCGCGGCGATGACCGCCATGCCGGCCAGCGTCACACGCGGATCGAGTTGCAGCCCACCTGCGGGCAACCTGGATTTGAGTTTCTGCAGCACGTCTTAGCTCTCTGGGCCGGTTACAGCGGCATTCGCATGACGTCGTCGAACGCCGTCGTCAGTTTGTTGCGCACCTGCAGCAGGGCGGAGAACGACACGCTGGCCTTCTGGCTGTCGATCATTGCGCCGACCAGGTCATCGCTCTTGCCGCTATCGACGGCCGCCATCGCCGCACCGGCCTTGTGCTGCTCGGCATCCACCGAACGCAGCGCCGCCTCGAACGAACCGCTGATGGCATTGGCCGCCATGCTCGACGGGCGGATCGGTTGCCCTTCCGCGGCACCGGCCAGTTGTTGCATGCGGCCCAGCAGATCCTGCTGCACCTGAGTAATGGAACTCATGGTTGCTCTCCCCCGATCATTCAGAAATTCAGCTCGATGCCCTGCTCGCGCATCGCATTGAGGCGGTAGCGCAAGGCGCGTGAGGTCATGCCCAGGCTCGCCGCAGCCTTGGTCTTGTGGCCGTCGAAGCGGCGGATGGTGTCGATGACATGCTGGTACTCGGCCCACTTGCCGCTGGCACGCAGGGCTGCCTTGCCGTTCTCGGCCGCGAGCGCCAGCGGCTTCTCGACCCGGACCGAGGCGGCGACAGGTGCCGCCAGGCCGAGATCCTGCGGCTGAATGAACAGCCCGTTGCGCAGCACCAGCGCACGCTGCACGGTGTTTTCCAGCTCACGGGCATTGCCGGGCCAGTCGTGCTGCAACAGCGCGCGGCAGGCGTCCTCGGTGAGCAGCTCGTCATGGGCTTCCTGCGGGGCGTATTTGCTGATGAAGCGGCGAGCCAGCGGCAGCACGTCTTCCTTGCGTTCGCGCAGCGGGCTGATGTGCAGCGGCAGCACGTCGAGGCGGAACATCAGGTCGGCACGGAAGCGGCCCTCGGCGACTTCCTGCTGCAGGTCGCGGTTGGTCGCCGCGATGATGCGCACGTTGAGTTCGATCTCGCGCCGCCCACCCAGACGCTCCACGCGCTGTTCCTGCAACACGCGCAGCAGCTTGGCCTGCAGCCCCAATGGCAGCTCGCCGATCTCGTCGAGCAGCAGGGTGCCGCCGTTGGCCAGCTCGAACTTGCCGGGCTGGGCATTCACCGCACCGGTGAAGGCGCCTTTTTCATGGCCGAAGAGAATGGATTCAAGCATCTGCTCGGGAATCGCCGCGCAGTTGACCGCGATGAACGGCGCGTCCGCGCTGGCGGAGAAGCGATGGATGTAGCGCGCCATCAGCTCCTTGCCGGTGCCGGTCTCGCCGGTGATCAGGATCGGCGCGCGGGTCAGCGAAACGCGCTGGGCCATGGCCAGCAGCCGGCGGCCAGCTTGTGAGCAGGAGACGAAGCTTTCCTGGGCGGCCTCGGCACAGACCTGTCGGCGCAGCAGCGCAGCCAATTGAGCTTCACTGAACGGCGACAGCAGGTAATCGACACAACCGATCTCGAGCAGCGCTGCCGCCTTTTCCTGATCGGCGTATTCAACCACCGGAATGACACTGAGATTGCGTGCCCGTCGCGTCAGTGTTTCTACCTGCGCATATAAGGAGCGCGCCGGCAAACTACCGACAACAACAAACATCAGGGAAAACTGGTCGATCTCGGATCTACCCAGACCATCCAGAACATCGTAACGGCTAACTTTGCAGCCCTGCCGACGCAACCCCGCCTGGAGAAAATCGCAAGCGGCCTCATGCGCACTTCCGATGATCGCGACCTTCTTCGCCGGCAATTCATCGAATAGCTCGTCGCATGAGTAATTCATTGCCTGACTGACACTTTTCAATGTGACCACCTTGCCCTTCTGGTAGTTGCCTTGCCGAGGCACGGCGCGACGCCAAAAAAAGCGAAAGAAAAAAACGATTTAATTTTCCGGAACTACTGGCCGCCTTCTGCATGGCAACTTCGCCATCCGGGCGATTTCCCCAACGGCACTTCCCGGACAAGTGCGCGCACGCTATCAGGACGTCGGATCAATTCCCCAATCAGTTCTGCTTAATTGAAATCAACGGATGCCTGATGCGCTCAAAAAAGCTCATTTGATATCTCTTGATTTAACTCCCTCACGCGCCCAGGCCTAGGATGGCGGCACGCTAGAGCCGTGCCCGGGAAAACACCCGTGCCTGCCAGCCAATCATCTGCATGCACGGCCAGCGGCAACGCCGCCGTGTTAACCGACCCCAGGAAATACAGTTCACAACATGACTGGCAATTCAAAAGTCCACCATGGCGTGCCCGCCCAAAGCCTGACTGTATTGAAACCGCAGAAGCTGGGACGGCATCACCACAAGATTCCGCAGTACATCAAGGAAAGCACCAACAAGAACCCGCGCCTGATTGGCGACTATTTCCTGCGCAACTATCGGATCAACCTCGAACTGAACAAGATCAATGTTCAGGAAGAGCGCAGTGAAGAGCCGGACTGCATCTATCGTTCGGCCATGGGGAAAGTTGGTTTCTCCATCGATCGCGCACTGCTTACCGAAGCGCTGGAGTGTTATTACGGCGGCACCGTAGTGGCCAGCCAGGACACGCCGCCGATCAGTACCTCAGAACAGCGCATGCGCAATCGTCTGGGCATGGACATCACCGACATATTTGCTCGCTCGATATTGTCCGGCGATACGTTCGGCAAGCTCGACAGCTATCGCAACGACTACGAGGAAACCAGCTGGGAGTATGTGGCGGAGTACGAGTACATCAGCCATATCACCGGTAGCCGCTCCTCGATCTACATCTATCTGGATACCGAGCTGGTCGATGAACTGACCAGTCGCCTGGCCGGCCCACCTCCGCCACGCCTGCCGGGCAATCCCATCGATCACATCAAGCATCTGCCGGTGCGCCTCGACTGCGTGGTCGCGTCGGCGCAGATGCCGCTGGCGCAGGTGCTCGCGCTGCAGCTCGACGACATCCTGATGCTGCGCCCGCTGGACCGCTACGAAGTGCGCATCAACCAGCAGAAGCTCTATCGCGGCACCATCTTCGAAGAGGACGGAGCCCTGTTCCTTACTTCACTTGAAAGCGTGAACACCCAATGAACGGTCATCTTTCCGACAACGAATTCGAAAACCTCATCAACGAAGGCGACCTCAGCCTGGATAGCGCCGAGGCTCCAGCGCTCGAAGCCCCTGCCGCGGCACCTGCACCGCGCCAGGACCTGAGCTTCTTCGGCAAGATTCCGGTGAACGTCACCCTCGAGGTCGCCTCGGCGGAAATTTCCCTCAAGGAATTGATGGAGTGCGACACCAGCAGTGTCATCGTGCTCGACAAGCTGGCCGGCGAACCACTGGACGTGAAGGTCAACGGCACCCTCTTCGCCAAAGCCGAGGTGGTGGTGATGAATGGCAGCTACGGCCTGCGCATTGTCGAGCTGTCCGGCACCAGCCTGGACGCCTTCGCCCCATGAACCTGCGTCGCGGGTTGAGCCTGCTCGGCCTCTTGCTGCTCGGCCTGATGCCACTGGCAGCCCAGGCCGCCGGTGGTGAGATCACCCTGTTCAACCTGAACGATACCGAGAACGGCCAGGAGTTCTCGGTGAAGTTGCAGATCCTCATCATCATGACCCTGCTCGGCTTCCTGCCGGCGATGCTGATGATGATGACCTGCTTCACCCGTTTCATCATCGTGCTGGCCATCCTGCGCCAGGCCATCGGCCTGCAGCAGAGCCCGCCGAACCAGGTGCTGATCGGCATCGCCCTGATCGTCACCCTGCTGGTGATGCGTCCGGTCTGGCAGGACATCCACAGCCAGGCCTACGAGCCGTTCCAGAACGACGAGATCACGCTCGAACAGGCGCTGGACTCGGCCAAGGGCAGCCTGGCGGGCTTCATGCTGGCGCAGACCAACAAGAATTCCCTGGAAACCATGGTCGCGCTGGCCGGTGAGGAACTGCCGGAAAACCTCGACGACCTGGA
This region includes:
- a CDS encoding FliM/FliN family flagellar motor C-terminal domain-containing protein — its product is MTGNSKVHHGVPAQSLTVLKPQKLGRHHHKIPQYIKESTNKNPRLIGDYFLRNYRINLELNKINVQEERSEEPDCIYRSAMGKVGFSIDRALLTEALECYYGGTVVASQDTPPISTSEQRMRNRLGMDITDIFARSILSGDTFGKLDSYRNDYEETSWEYVAEYEYISHITGSRSSIYIYLDTELVDELTSRLAGPPPPRLPGNPIDHIKHLPVRLDCVVASAQMPLAQVLALQLDDILMLRPLDRYEVRINQQKLYRGTIFEEDGALFLTSLESVNTQ
- the fliP gene encoding flagellar type III secretion system pore protein FliP (The bacterial flagellar biogenesis protein FliP forms a type III secretion system (T3SS)-type pore required for flagellar assembly.) encodes the protein MNLRRGLSLLGLLLLGLMPLAAQAAGGEITLFNLNDTENGQEFSVKLQILIIMTLLGFLPAMLMMMTCFTRFIIVLAILRQAIGLQQSPPNQVLIGIALIVTLLVMRPVWQDIHSQAYEPFQNDEITLEQALDSAKGSLAGFMLAQTNKNSLETMVALAGEELPENLDDLDFSLLLPAFVLSELKTAFQLGFMIFVPFLVIDLVVASVLMAMGMMMLSPMMISLPFKLMVFVLVDGWALLMGTLTTSIQPF
- the fliN gene encoding flagellar motor switch protein FliN encodes the protein MNGHLSDNEFENLINEGDLSLDSAEAPALEAPAAAPAPRQDLSFFGKIPVNVTLEVASAEISLKELMECDTSSVIVLDKLAGEPLDVKVNGTLFAKAEVVVMNGSYGLRIVELSGTSLDAFAP
- a CDS encoding flagellar hook-basal body complex protein FliE, whose product is MSSITQVQQDLLGRMQQLAGAAEGQPIRPSSMAANAISGSFEAALRSVDAEQHKAGAAMAAVDSGKSDDLVGAMIDSQKASVSFSALLQVRNKLTTAFDDVMRMPL
- a CDS encoding sigma-54-dependent transcriptional regulator, with protein sequence MNYSCDELFDELPAKKVAIIGSAHEAACDFLQAGLRRQGCKVSRYDVLDGLGRSEIDQFSLMFVVVGSLPARSLYAQVETLTRRARNLSVIPVVEYADQEKAAALLEIGCVDYLLSPFSEAQLAALLRRQVCAEAAQESFVSCSQAGRRLLAMAQRVSLTRAPILITGETGTGKELMARYIHRFSASADAPFIAVNCAAIPEQMLESILFGHEKGAFTGAVNAQPGKFELANGGTLLLDEIGELPLGLQAKLLRVLQEQRVERLGGRREIELNVRIIAATNRDLQQEVAEGRFRADLMFRLDVLPLHISPLRERKEDVLPLARRFISKYAPQEAHDELLTEDACRALLQHDWPGNARELENTVQRALVLRNGLFIQPQDLGLAAPVAASVRVEKPLALAAENGKAALRASGKWAEYQHVIDTIRRFDGHKTKAAASLGMTSRALRYRLNAMREQGIELNF